Proteins from a single region of Candidatus Deferrimicrobiaceae bacterium:
- a CDS encoding YkgJ family cysteine cluster protein, producing the protein GCHPGLSCFTDCCADVNILLTPMDVLSLSRRLGITTGEFIARHTLTPVTKDLHLPVLMLRMGEEPERRCLFVGTEGCDVYQDRPWSCRMYPVGMGLPPARAGEEPKPVYFLFEDDFCKGRTEPKEWTVDKWRNDQDVAAREEIEAGYREIVSHPWFIGGRQLDPKRMEMFHTACYDLDKFRDFIFDSTFLSRFELEDSLMAKLRDDDMALLRFAFRWLRFALFAEPTMKVREGAPNVRRKV; encoded by the coding sequence GGCTGCCACCCGGGGCTTTCCTGCTTTACGGACTGCTGCGCGGACGTGAACATCCTGCTGACACCGATGGATGTCCTGAGCCTTTCCCGCCGCCTCGGCATCACCACGGGGGAGTTTATCGCGCGGCATACGCTCACACCGGTCACGAAGGATCTCCACCTCCCCGTCCTGATGCTCCGGATGGGCGAGGAGCCCGAAAGGCGGTGCCTGTTCGTCGGCACAGAGGGGTGCGACGTGTACCAGGATCGCCCGTGGTCGTGCCGGATGTATCCCGTGGGGATGGGACTTCCGCCCGCACGCGCGGGGGAGGAGCCGAAACCGGTGTACTTCCTCTTCGAGGACGACTTCTGCAAAGGCCGCACCGAACCAAAGGAATGGACCGTCGACAAGTGGCGGAACGACCAGGACGTGGCGGCCAGGGAGGAGATCGAGGCCGGGTACCGCGAGATCGTTTCCCACCCCTGGTTCATCGGGGGCCGCCAGCTCGATCCGAAGCGGATGGAGATGTTTCACACCGCATGCTACGACCTCGACAAGTTCCGCGATTTCATCTTCGACAGCACGTTCCTTTCGCGTTTCGAACTGGAGGATTCCCTCATGGCGAAGCTGCGGGACGACGACATGGCGCTTCTGCGCTTCGCCTTCCGCTGGCTCCGCTTCGCCCTGTTCGCCGAACCCACAATGAAGGTGCGCGAAGGCGCACCGAACGTCCGGAGGAAGGTATGA
- a CDS encoding FAD-dependent oxidoreductase has product MNVSSPRPLLVVGAGIAGITAALEAAEAGKEAVLVEREQSVGGRVLRSHQYFPKLCPPSCGMEINVRRLEKNPRIRVLTGAQVAKAARSANGWTVTIAVSPHFVNERCTVCGECAKVCPAKVPDPFNLGMNEVTAIRLPHPDAWPRRFVLDRSACPSGCKACVDACAYDAIDLNAAGHEETIEASAVVLATGWSPYPVEKLPELGGGRFRDVVANVNFERLASPSGPTGGKILRPSDGTPPKKIAFVQCAGSRDVNHLPYCSAVCCLASLKQATYVKEQIPDAEVTLYYIDRRAPGRNEDVLTKVAATEGVKLVKGKVGKIEECAGGFKLRLEDVDVGRILDAFADLVVLATGMVSNLKGEKPPFGIGMDDDGFGLDNPGASLFVAGVARRPEDVAASVRDATGAAAKASVAARRSA; this is encoded by the coding sequence ATGAACGTTTCCAGTCCGCGGCCCCTCCTCGTCGTCGGGGCGGGGATCGCCGGCATCACGGCGGCCCTCGAGGCGGCTGAGGCCGGCAAAGAGGCGGTCCTCGTCGAGCGCGAGCAGTCGGTCGGCGGCCGCGTGCTCCGCAGCCACCAGTATTTCCCGAAGCTTTGTCCGCCGTCGTGCGGCATGGAGATCAACGTCCGCCGCCTGGAGAAGAACCCCCGCATCCGCGTGCTCACGGGTGCGCAGGTGGCGAAGGCGGCCCGCAGCGCGAACGGGTGGACGGTCACGATCGCGGTTTCGCCTCATTTCGTCAACGAGCGCTGCACGGTCTGCGGCGAGTGCGCGAAGGTGTGTCCCGCGAAGGTGCCCGATCCGTTCAACCTCGGGATGAACGAGGTGACCGCCATCCGGCTTCCGCACCCGGATGCGTGGCCGCGGAGATTCGTGCTGGACCGCAGCGCATGTCCGTCCGGCTGCAAGGCCTGCGTGGACGCCTGTGCTTACGACGCCATCGATCTGAACGCCGCCGGCCACGAGGAGACGATCGAGGCCTCGGCGGTGGTCCTCGCCACCGGCTGGAGTCCCTATCCCGTCGAGAAGCTCCCCGAGCTCGGGGGCGGCCGTTTCCGGGACGTGGTCGCCAACGTCAACTTCGAGCGACTCGCCTCGCCCTCGGGTCCCACGGGCGGGAAGATCCTTCGACCCTCCGACGGAACGCCGCCGAAGAAGATCGCCTTCGTGCAGTGCGCCGGGTCGCGCGACGTCAACCACCTGCCGTATTGTTCGGCGGTGTGCTGTCTGGCCTCGCTCAAGCAGGCGACCTACGTCAAGGAGCAGATCCCCGACGCCGAGGTGACGTTGTACTACATCGACCGGCGGGCACCCGGCCGCAACGAAGACGTGCTCACGAAGGTCGCGGCGACGGAGGGCGTGAAGCTCGTGAAGGGCAAGGTCGGGAAGATCGAGGAATGCGCCGGCGGGTTCAAGCTCCGCCTGGAGGACGTGGATGTGGGAAGGATCCTGGACGCGTTCGCCGACCTCGTCGTGCTCGCCACCGGCATGGTCTCCAACCTCAAGGGGGAGAAGCCTCCGTTCGGGATCGGCATGGACGACGACGGGTTCGGTCTCGATAACCCGGGGGCCTCGCTGTTC